In the Candidatus Omnitrophota bacterium genome, one interval contains:
- a CDS encoding 6-phosphofructokinase translates to MKRIAVLTRDCAGVNAALRSLVRSAAAKNVEVIGVMRGYEGLIEGDIKLLDRRSVSGIINRGGTILKTARSKRFKTISGQRQAARTLKDHDIEGLIVIGGNGSLTGAHILASRHSIPVIGIPATIDNDVNGVTMTIGSDTATNVALEALDKVRDTATSLERIFVVEVMGRDCGYIALRVALAAGCEEAILPELKFNIKNICENIVEGNIRGKRSWIIIVAEGKAKASKIASEITKITSLETREVVLGHVQRGGSPTAFDRMLAARYGHYAVEVLLKGKTDRCVALKDEQLITIPLAKAIKKKDIEVEKYYKLIKILT, encoded by the coding sequence ATGAAACGAATAGCCGTATTAACTAGAGATTGTGCCGGAGTAAATGCCGCCCTCAGGTCTTTAGTGCGCAGTGCAGCCGCTAAAAATGTAGAGGTTATTGGTGTTATGCGTGGTTATGAGGGTTTAATTGAAGGCGATATTAAGCTTCTTGATCGTCGGTCGGTTTCCGGGATCATTAATCGCGGTGGAACAATTCTTAAGACTGCTCGTTCTAAACGTTTTAAAACTATCTCTGGACAACGTCAGGCAGCTCGAACCCTAAAAGATCATGATATCGAGGGATTGATTGTTATTGGTGGAAATGGTTCATTAACCGGAGCCCATATTCTTGCCAGCCGCCATTCTATACCAGTCATTGGTATCCCGGCAACCATTGATAATGATGTTAATGGTGTGACTATGACAATTGGTTCTGACACGGCAACCAATGTTGCCTTAGAGGCATTGGATAAGGTACGTGATACAGCGACGTCCCTAGAGCGAATATTTGTGGTTGAGGTTATGGGTAGAGACTGTGGTTATATTGCTTTGAGAGTTGCTTTAGCTGCTGGTTGCGAAGAGGCAATACTTCCGGAATTGAAATTTAACATAAAAAATATTTGTGAAAATATAGTTGAAGGTAATATTCGCGGAAAGCGCAGCTGGATAATTATTGTGGCTGAAGGGAAAGCAAAAGCTTCTAAAATTGCTTCTGAGATCACTAAGATAACTAGTCTTGAAACCAGAGAAGTTGTGCTTGGTCATGTCCAGCGGGGAGGTTCTCCTACAGCATTTGACCGAATGCTTGCTGCTCGCTATGGGCATTATGCAGTTGAGGTTTTATTAAAAGGAAAAACCGACCGTTGCGTAGCCTTAAAGGATGAACAACTAATAACTATTCCTTTAGCTAAGGCGATTAAGAAAAAAGATATAGAAGTGGAAAAATATTACAAATTAATTAAAATTCTTACATAA